The Gadus chalcogrammus isolate NIFS_2021 chromosome 10, NIFS_Gcha_1.0, whole genome shotgun sequence genome contains a region encoding:
- the mif gene encoding macrophage migration inhibitory factor, protein MPMFTVNTNVAKDAVPAAFLSEATSELAKALRKPAQYVAVQVNPDRMMVFGGKDDPCALCHLGSIGSISGSQEKYTKLLSGLLEKHLGISPDRVYISFEDMAAANVGWNNSTFG, encoded by the exons ATGCCGATGTTCACGGTCAATACGAACGTAGCAAAGGATGCAGTCCCAGCTGCCTTTCTGTCCGAGGCTACCTCGGAGTTGGCCAAAGCCTTGAGGAAACCTGCGCAG TATGTGGCCGTTCAAGTCAACCCTGACCGAATGATGGTGTTCGGAGGAAAAGACGACCCATGCGCCCTCTGCCATCTTGGCAGCATCGGCAGTATCAGCGGCTCCCAGGAGAAATACACTAAACTCTTGTCTGGACTGCTCGAAAAGCACCTGGGCATCTCTCCAGACAG GGTGTACATCAGCTTTGAGGACATGGCTGCCGCTAACGTGGGCTGGAACAACTCTACCTTTGGCTGA
- the LOC130390385 gene encoding uncharacterized protein LOC130390385 isoform X2, with amino-acid sequence MLRNGQLAPRGKHRTGLWKYFVYSQRKDQTTCAVDFCTTILSGNNTTHLRRHLQQKHPVIYAMLPRDGVRSSGRGSSEERPSPQVPGVVTETLRKKFKKKLKTIIDSLLRSTVSEVTNAFDVFTFDHQMVVKQKIEECSMLRLKLEQAENKLREQNGTWGKMEDETYTAGPIMPELNVDEPDDWCAPLGCENVVDPGPSTSHGPREDRSSSLCSLSVSLWRLPVIKQEVEDDGYQLDGPLSGAFSDEGPQKNLEHTEDQKMPLSTTKQSRPRSSQATRSRNGSIKTKTEQPMNRTEKVKLEVPNTEKAKGKKRTLQAIKLEPEPMEDKSVNKKYRCKFCGKFFDTEVGRSVHLRIHKKCTGCQKMFQYPSHLQLHKKKCTGFQGDTGLDTARDTGLDTARDTARETARDTARETARDTARDTARDTARETARETARETARETARDTARDTARDTARETARDTARETARETARDTALQTARHTARATARATARATARATARATARATARATARATARDTARDTAQETSRVTKKSICLRKRRRVSPGEDPSILLVKTQEANRKKRAQKRSKESASPSTKRAKSFLCTNCHKSFCSIVWLKNHLSKHLPCPKCKQIFCSRYFLKTHIYKDHPKKPDKTLEPSEAVHRELAAISSKEKPSELGAVSSKRTGSELGAVSSKEKPSELGAVSSKEKPSELGAVSSKTTGSDLGAVSSKEKPSELGAVSSKEKPSELGAVSSKEKPSELGAVSSKTTGSELGAVSSKEKPSELGAVSSKTTGSELGAVSSKTTGSELGAVSSKEKRSELGTVSSKTTGSELGAVSSKEKHSELDAVSSKEKHSELGTVSSKTTGSELGAVSSKIKCSELGAVSSKLKHSELDAVSSKLKHIELGAISSKEKRELGAVSSKERSRELGAISSKTKCSELGAFSSKPKHTELGSVSSKEKQSELGAISSKVKHIELGAVSSEVKHIELGAVSSEVKHIELGAVSSKEKREVDAVPSKERSRELGAVSSKTEGTELGAFSSKESLGAVSPKEKQCCEDDSKNLFG; translated from the exons ATGCTTCGGAACGGCCAGCTCGCCCCGAGGGGCAAGCATCGAACCGGGTTGTGGAAGTACTTTGTGTACAGTCAGAGGAAAGACCAGACCACCTGCGCGGTAGATTTCTGCACCACAATCTTGTCGGGGAACAACACGACGCACCTCAGACGGCATCTACAGCAGAAACACCCGGTCATCTATGCGATG CTCCCTCGTGATGGTGTCAGAAGCTCAGGAAGAGGATCTTCTGAGGAGAGACCTTCGCCTCAGGTGCCGGGTGTCGTCACGGAAACTCTGAGGAAGAAGTTTAAGAAGAAGCTGAAGACAATCATAGATTCATTGCTCAGGTCCACTGTGTCCGAGGTCACGAATGCCTTTGACGTCTTCACATTTGACCATCAAATGGTGGTGAAGCAGAAGATAGAGGAATGTTCCATGCTGCGGTTAAAGCTGGAGCAGGCTGAGAACAAACTGAGAGAACAAAATGGAACGTGGGGCAAAATGGAAGACGAAACATACACCGCCGGACCAATCATGCCCGAGTTAAATGTCGATG AACCCGACGACTGGTGTGCTCCCCTGGGCTGTGAGAACGTAGTGGACCCGGGGCCCTCCACCAGTCACGGGCCCAGAGAGGACCGAAGCAGCTCTCTGTGCTCGTTGTCTGTGTCCCTGTGGCGCTTGCCAGTCATCAAACAAGAG GTGGAGGATGATGGCTACCAGCTTGACGGACCTTTGAGTG GTGCATTTTCAGATGAAGGACCACAAAAAAACCTTGAACACACCGAGGATCAAAAGATGCCTTTGTCGACCACAAAACAAAGCCGCCCACGTAGCAGTCAGGCAACTAGAAGTCGAAACGGATCAATCAAGACGAAGACTGAACAGCCAATGAATCGCACAGAAAAGGTAAAGCTGGAGGTCCCAAACACAGAAAAGGCTAAAGGTAAGAAAAGAACCTTGCAAGCTATTAAATTGGAACCCGAGCCGATGGAAGACAAAAGCGTGAACAAGAAGTACCGTTGCAAGTTCTGTGGCAAATTCTTCGACACAGAGGTGGGCCGCAGTGTTCACCTGAGGATCCATAAGAAGTGTACCGGATGCCAGAAGATGTTCCAATACCCAAGCCACCTTCAGTTACATAAGAAGAAATGTACAGGTTTCCAGGGAGATACCGGTCTGGATACCGCTCGGGATACCGGTCTGGATACCGCTCGAGATACCGCTCGGGAAACCGCTCGGGATACCGCTCGGGAAACCGCTCGGGATACCGCTCGGGATACCGCTCGGGATACCGCTCGGGAAACCGCTCGGGAAACCGCTCGGGAAACCGCTCGGGAAACCGCTCGGGATACCGCTCGGGATACCGCTCGGGATACCGCTCGGGAAACCGCTCGGGATACCGCTCGGGAAACCGCTCGGGAAACCGCTCGGGATACCGCTCTGCAAACCGCTCGGCATACCGCTCGGGCTACCGCTCGGGCTACGGCTCGGGCTACGGCTCGGGCTACGGCTCGGGCTACAGCTCGGGCTACCGCTCGGGCTACCGCTCGGGCTACAGCTCGGGATACCGCTCGGGATACCGCTCAGGAAACCAGTCGGGTAACCAAGAAAAGCATATGCCTCAGAAAAAGACGGAGGGTTTCACCCGGAGAGGACCCATCCATTTTGCTCGTTAAAACCCAGGAAGCCAACAGGAAAAAGAGGGCTCAGAAACGCTCCAAAGAGAGCGCTAGCCCTAGCACCAAAAGAGCCAAGTCGTTTCTCTGTACAAACTGTCACAAGAGCTTTTGTTCGATTGTATGGCTGAAAAACCACCTTTCAAAACATTTACCTTGCCCCAAATGCAAGCAGATATTCTGCTCGAGATACTTtctaaaaacacacatttacaaagaTCACCCCAAAAAGCCTGATAAAACGTTGGAGCCTTCTGAGGCTGTTCATAGGGAATTGGCTGCCATTTCATCCAAGGAAAAACCTAGTGAATTGGGTGCTGTTTCATCCAAGAGAACAGGTAGTGAATTGGGTGCTGTTTCATCCAAGGAAAAACCTAGTGAATTGGGTGCTGTTTCATCCAAGGAAAAACCTAGTGAATTGGGTGCTGTTTCATCCAAGACAACAGGTAGTGATTTGGGTGCTGTTTCATCCAAGGAAAAACCTAGTGAATTGGGTGCTGTTTCATCCAAGGAAAAACCTAGTGAATTGGGTGCTGTTTCATCCAAGGAAAAACCTAGTGAATTGGGTGCTGTTTCGTCCAAGACAACAGGTAGTGAATTGGGTGCGGTTTCATCCAAGGAAAAACCTAGTGAATTGGGTGCTGTTTCGTCCAAGACAACAGGTAGTGAATTGGGTGCTGTTTCATCCAAGACAACAGGTAGTGAATTGGGTGCTGTTTCATCCAAGGAAAAGCGTAGTGAATTGGGCACTGTTTCATCCAAGACAACAGGTAGTGAATTGGGTGCTGTTTCATCCAAGGAAAAGCATAGTGAATTGGATGCTGTTTCATCCAAGGAAAAGCATAGTGAATTGGGCACTGTTTCATCCAAGACAACAGGTAGTGAATTGGGTGCTGTTTCATCCAAGATAAAGTGTAGTGAATTGGGTGCTGTTTCATCCAAGTTAAAACATAGTGAGCTGGATGCAGTTTCATCCAAGTTAAAACATATTGAGTTGGGTGCTATTTCATCCAAAGAAAAACGTGAATTGGGTGCCGTTTCATCCAAAGAAAGATCTAGGGAGTTGGGTGCCATTTCATCCAAGACCAAATGTAGTGAATTGGGTGCTTTCTCATCCAAGCCAAAACATACTGAATTGGGTTCGGTTTcatccaaagaaaaacaaagtgaaTTGGGGGCCATTTCTTCCAAGGTAAAACATATTGAATTGGGTGCGGTTTCATCCGAGGTAAAACATATTGAATTGGGTGCGGTTTCATCCGAGGTAAAACATATTGAATTGGGTGCGGTTTCATCCAAGGAAAAACGGGAAGTGGATGCTGTTCCATCCAAAGAAAGATCTAGGGAGTTGGGTGCCGTTTCGTCCAAGACGGAAGGTACTGAATTGGGTGCTTTTTCATCCAAGGAAAGTTTGGGTGCCGTTTCACCCAAGGAAAAACAATGTTGTGAAGATGACAGTAAAAATCTGTTTGGGTAG
- the LOC130390385 gene encoding uncharacterized protein LOC130390385 isoform X1 produces MAERTKSSKAWLYFSRKRGEKVSKCLLCSMYMSCKGGNTTSMLKHLKVVHDLKTNCECQTDPLLLPVPDNPPPTQLPRDGVRSSGRGSSEERPSPQVPGVVTETLRKKFKKKLKTIIDSLLRSTVSEVTNAFDVFTFDHQMVVKQKIEECSMLRLKLEQAENKLREQNGTWGKMEDETYTAGPIMPELNVDEPDDWCAPLGCENVVDPGPSTSHGPREDRSSSLCSLSVSLWRLPVIKQEVEDDGYQLDGPLSGAFSDEGPQKNLEHTEDQKMPLSTTKQSRPRSSQATRSRNGSIKTKTEQPMNRTEKVKLEVPNTEKAKGKKRTLQAIKLEPEPMEDKSVNKKYRCKFCGKFFDTEVGRSVHLRIHKKCTGCQKMFQYPSHLQLHKKKCTGFQGDTGLDTARDTGLDTARDTARETARDTARETARDTARDTARDTARETARETARETARETARDTARDTARDTARETARDTARETARETARDTALQTARHTARATARATARATARATARATARATARATARATARDTARDTAQETSRVTKKSICLRKRRRVSPGEDPSILLVKTQEANRKKRAQKRSKESASPSTKRAKSFLCTNCHKSFCSIVWLKNHLSKHLPCPKCKQIFCSRYFLKTHIYKDHPKKPDKTLEPSEAVHRELAAISSKEKPSELGAVSSKRTGSELGAVSSKEKPSELGAVSSKEKPSELGAVSSKTTGSDLGAVSSKEKPSELGAVSSKEKPSELGAVSSKEKPSELGAVSSKTTGSELGAVSSKEKPSELGAVSSKTTGSELGAVSSKTTGSELGAVSSKEKRSELGTVSSKTTGSELGAVSSKEKHSELDAVSSKEKHSELGTVSSKTTGSELGAVSSKIKCSELGAVSSKLKHSELDAVSSKLKHIELGAISSKEKRELGAVSSKERSRELGAISSKTKCSELGAFSSKPKHTELGSVSSKEKQSELGAISSKVKHIELGAVSSEVKHIELGAVSSEVKHIELGAVSSKEKREVDAVPSKERSRELGAVSSKTEGTELGAFSSKESLGAVSPKEKQCCEDDSKNLFG; encoded by the exons ATGGCTGAACGCACAAAGTCGTCAAAGGCCTGGCTATACTTCAGTAGAAAGAGAGGTGAGAAGGTTTCGAAATGCCTTTTATGCTCGATGTACATGTCTTGTAAGGGGGGCAACACGACGTCCATGCTGAAGCACCTCAAAGTTGTGCATGATTTAAAAACAAACTGCGAGTGCCAAACCGACCCACTCTTGCTTCCGGTTCCGGATAATCCTCCTCCAACCCAG CTCCCTCGTGATGGTGTCAGAAGCTCAGGAAGAGGATCTTCTGAGGAGAGACCTTCGCCTCAGGTGCCGGGTGTCGTCACGGAAACTCTGAGGAAGAAGTTTAAGAAGAAGCTGAAGACAATCATAGATTCATTGCTCAGGTCCACTGTGTCCGAGGTCACGAATGCCTTTGACGTCTTCACATTTGACCATCAAATGGTGGTGAAGCAGAAGATAGAGGAATGTTCCATGCTGCGGTTAAAGCTGGAGCAGGCTGAGAACAAACTGAGAGAACAAAATGGAACGTGGGGCAAAATGGAAGACGAAACATACACCGCCGGACCAATCATGCCCGAGTTAAATGTCGATG AACCCGACGACTGGTGTGCTCCCCTGGGCTGTGAGAACGTAGTGGACCCGGGGCCCTCCACCAGTCACGGGCCCAGAGAGGACCGAAGCAGCTCTCTGTGCTCGTTGTCTGTGTCCCTGTGGCGCTTGCCAGTCATCAAACAAGAG GTGGAGGATGATGGCTACCAGCTTGACGGACCTTTGAGTG GTGCATTTTCAGATGAAGGACCACAAAAAAACCTTGAACACACCGAGGATCAAAAGATGCCTTTGTCGACCACAAAACAAAGCCGCCCACGTAGCAGTCAGGCAACTAGAAGTCGAAACGGATCAATCAAGACGAAGACTGAACAGCCAATGAATCGCACAGAAAAGGTAAAGCTGGAGGTCCCAAACACAGAAAAGGCTAAAGGTAAGAAAAGAACCTTGCAAGCTATTAAATTGGAACCCGAGCCGATGGAAGACAAAAGCGTGAACAAGAAGTACCGTTGCAAGTTCTGTGGCAAATTCTTCGACACAGAGGTGGGCCGCAGTGTTCACCTGAGGATCCATAAGAAGTGTACCGGATGCCAGAAGATGTTCCAATACCCAAGCCACCTTCAGTTACATAAGAAGAAATGTACAGGTTTCCAGGGAGATACCGGTCTGGATACCGCTCGGGATACCGGTCTGGATACCGCTCGAGATACCGCTCGGGAAACCGCTCGGGATACCGCTCGGGAAACCGCTCGGGATACCGCTCGGGATACCGCTCGGGATACCGCTCGGGAAACCGCTCGGGAAACCGCTCGGGAAACCGCTCGGGAAACCGCTCGGGATACCGCTCGGGATACCGCTCGGGATACCGCTCGGGAAACCGCTCGGGATACCGCTCGGGAAACCGCTCGGGAAACCGCTCGGGATACCGCTCTGCAAACCGCTCGGCATACCGCTCGGGCTACCGCTCGGGCTACGGCTCGGGCTACGGCTCGGGCTACGGCTCGGGCTACAGCTCGGGCTACCGCTCGGGCTACCGCTCGGGCTACAGCTCGGGATACCGCTCGGGATACCGCTCAGGAAACCAGTCGGGTAACCAAGAAAAGCATATGCCTCAGAAAAAGACGGAGGGTTTCACCCGGAGAGGACCCATCCATTTTGCTCGTTAAAACCCAGGAAGCCAACAGGAAAAAGAGGGCTCAGAAACGCTCCAAAGAGAGCGCTAGCCCTAGCACCAAAAGAGCCAAGTCGTTTCTCTGTACAAACTGTCACAAGAGCTTTTGTTCGATTGTATGGCTGAAAAACCACCTTTCAAAACATTTACCTTGCCCCAAATGCAAGCAGATATTCTGCTCGAGATACTTtctaaaaacacacatttacaaagaTCACCCCAAAAAGCCTGATAAAACGTTGGAGCCTTCTGAGGCTGTTCATAGGGAATTGGCTGCCATTTCATCCAAGGAAAAACCTAGTGAATTGGGTGCTGTTTCATCCAAGAGAACAGGTAGTGAATTGGGTGCTGTTTCATCCAAGGAAAAACCTAGTGAATTGGGTGCTGTTTCATCCAAGGAAAAACCTAGTGAATTGGGTGCTGTTTCATCCAAGACAACAGGTAGTGATTTGGGTGCTGTTTCATCCAAGGAAAAACCTAGTGAATTGGGTGCTGTTTCATCCAAGGAAAAACCTAGTGAATTGGGTGCTGTTTCATCCAAGGAAAAACCTAGTGAATTGGGTGCTGTTTCGTCCAAGACAACAGGTAGTGAATTGGGTGCGGTTTCATCCAAGGAAAAACCTAGTGAATTGGGTGCTGTTTCGTCCAAGACAACAGGTAGTGAATTGGGTGCTGTTTCATCCAAGACAACAGGTAGTGAATTGGGTGCTGTTTCATCCAAGGAAAAGCGTAGTGAATTGGGCACTGTTTCATCCAAGACAACAGGTAGTGAATTGGGTGCTGTTTCATCCAAGGAAAAGCATAGTGAATTGGATGCTGTTTCATCCAAGGAAAAGCATAGTGAATTGGGCACTGTTTCATCCAAGACAACAGGTAGTGAATTGGGTGCTGTTTCATCCAAGATAAAGTGTAGTGAATTGGGTGCTGTTTCATCCAAGTTAAAACATAGTGAGCTGGATGCAGTTTCATCCAAGTTAAAACATATTGAGTTGGGTGCTATTTCATCCAAAGAAAAACGTGAATTGGGTGCCGTTTCATCCAAAGAAAGATCTAGGGAGTTGGGTGCCATTTCATCCAAGACCAAATGTAGTGAATTGGGTGCTTTCTCATCCAAGCCAAAACATACTGAATTGGGTTCGGTTTcatccaaagaaaaacaaagtgaaTTGGGGGCCATTTCTTCCAAGGTAAAACATATTGAATTGGGTGCGGTTTCATCCGAGGTAAAACATATTGAATTGGGTGCGGTTTCATCCGAGGTAAAACATATTGAATTGGGTGCGGTTTCATCCAAGGAAAAACGGGAAGTGGATGCTGTTCCATCCAAAGAAAGATCTAGGGAGTTGGGTGCCGTTTCGTCCAAGACGGAAGGTACTGAATTGGGTGCTTTTTCATCCAAGGAAAGTTTGGGTGCCGTTTCACCCAAGGAAAAACAATGTTGTGAAGATGACAGTAAAAATCTGTTTGGGTAG
- the LOC130390386 gene encoding zinc finger and SCAN domain-containing protein 22-like translates to MESVRTAFHAQLATVMDSLLAAAVCEIAKIFESSLCEQQAELAHKGEEISLLRGKLEHVERRLKVKGGGSDEEGETSAGEGDGYLRQQGVAGAGMSSAKDVSSHSDPADGLAQSLRRLKEEATGQDTASVKHEHAGSRATPGSVAPSEGSLAAGDQRHADPLSAMQAKAKLSHWDQGARSTDHRPLQDQTSPPFLSISQSGRCSPRSDPGLAQPGEWLDGGRGGVSAMETLQAEGTGGCSGPAGASGGTDAPCFRPGFGSDETSNEEEDPSFPFLDQEPENQNSNQNQPQGPAAGQRENRQDPPPGAAPWRARDDRGARGPVAPVRRPASFASRDPLRPQSNAQSHALRLPLALGHAPAPGGGNGRPYTCPYCTKCFTYPSHQRRHLLRHTGVRLHPCQFCDKSFLTPSELTVHTRTHTGERPFGCAQCGKRFARSGNLRAHQRDVHMGKRPFACTECGKRFAHRGNLRVHNHRVHQGEPYYMDDQPEPEMSANPI, encoded by the exons ATGGAGTCCGTGAGGACCGCCTTCCATGCTCAACTGGCCACCGTCATGGACTCGTTGTTGGCAGCTGCTGTGTGCGAGATTGCCAAGATCTTTGAGAGCAGCCTGTGTGAGCAGCAGGCAGAACTGGCACACAAAGGCGAGGAGATCTCTCTGCTCCGGGGAAAGCTTGAACACGTAGAAAGAAGGCTGAAAGTAAAGGGTGGAGGTtcggatgaggagggagagacgtcggcgGGAGAAGGAGATGGCTACCTGAGGCAGCAGGGTGTGGCAGGTGCAG GAATGTCTTCTGCCAAGGACGTGTCCTCACACTCAGACCCAGCCGACGGGCTCGCTCAGAGTCTGCGCCGGCTCAAGGAAGAGGCCACAGGCCAAGACACGGCTTCTGTTAAGCACGAG CATGCGGGATCCAGGGCAACCCCAGGGTCTGTGGCCCCCTCGGAGGGGAGCCTCGCTGCTGGGGACCAGAGACACGCGGACCCACTGTCTGCCATGCAGGCCAAGGCCAAAT TATCTCACTGGGACCAGGGTGCCCGTAGCACCGACCACCGGCCCCTCCAGGACCAGACCTCCCCCCcgttcctctccatctcccagaGCGGCCGCTGTTCGCCCCGGTCGGACCCCGGCCTCGCCCAGCCCGGGGAGTGGCTGGACGGGGGCCGCGGGGGCGTGTCCGCCATGGAGACCCTCCAGGCGGAGGGCACGGGGGGCTGCTCCGGCCCGGCCGGCGCCAGCGGCGGGACGGACGCCCCCTGCTTCCGGCCGGGCTTCGGCTCCGACGAGACGAGCAACGAGGAAGAGGacccctccttccccttcctGGACCAGGAGCCCGAGAACCAGAACTCGAACCAGAACCAGCCCCAAGGGCCGGCGGCGGGGCAGCGGGAGAACCGCCAGGACCCGCCCCCGGGGGCCGCCCCCTGGAGGGCCCGGGACGACCGGGGCGCCAGGGGCCCCGTGGCCCCCGTCCGGCGCCCGGCCTCCTTCGCCAGTAGGGACCCCCTCCGACCCCAGTCGAACGCACAGTCGCACGCACTCCGGCTGCCGCTCGCCCTGGGCCACGCCCCGGCCCCCGGCGGCGGGAACGGGCGGCCCTACACCTGCCCCTACTGCACCAAGTGCTTCACCTACCCGTCGCACCAGCGCCGCCACCTGCTGCGCCACACGGGCGTCCGGCTCCACCCCTGCCAGTTCTGCGACAAGAGCTTCCTGACGCCGTCGGAGCTCACcgtgcacacgcgcacgcacacgggcGAGCGGCCGTTCGGCTGCGCCCAGTGCGGGAAGCGCTTCGCCCGCAGCGGGAACCTGAGGGCCCACCAGCGGGACGTGCACATGGGCAAGAGGCCCTTCGCCTGCACCGAGTGCGGCAAGCGCTTCGCCCACCGCGGGAACCTGAGGGTGCACAACCACAGAGTCCACCAGGGGGAGCCCTACTACATGGACGACCAGCCAGAACCTGAAATGAGCGCCAATCCCATTTGA